The following coding sequences are from one Lolium rigidum isolate FL_2022 chromosome 6, APGP_CSIRO_Lrig_0.1, whole genome shotgun sequence window:
- the LOC124664787 gene encoding putative disease resistance protein RGA4 gives MVGVGEMVASAMVKQIAGKLGDLAADEVALQWGFKDDALKMVGKMEDLEAVVHDADHKLRHGGTSGEAVERWLAKLNSVIYDVEDVLEELAATELIQKIQRKLKLFFSRDNQLYQRITVPHKIKNLRKRIEEIERDGQMLNLVHHEQKVEGSRNDETFAPTNDEVLKTQMVGRGTQVDKIINLLLKNEDNEHISVIPIVGLGGIGKTTLAQTVFVDNRVKVFDVKVWVHVSKEFNLIKIGSSIIKSINSIINLDNCTLQFLHDNLRNELATKRYLIVLDDLWEENWSELDKLKLMLPHDCKGSKVIVTTRNQSVVESLNTECTDQINLDVLSPNDCWIVMKQRAFKPGDNLSVTQERLGREIAGKCGGLPLVAKALGHVMSQLRTVEAWQAIRDTQVVQETTLERLMVSYHFMRLELKMCFTYLAAFPKGFVVDSDSLIQQWIALGYIHARFNGQICINYLLGMSFLEISRPSLVSPSLAQAKSQELTMHDLVHDLATKVMGNEFLVMDATIPSLPNIAKSRNCRHAQLINYHNQSNVFKHLPSKVRSLHFRNTSAKLPFPTKAFFRSKYIRVLNLDLSGCSAESDPTPKKKVLPSSVLKLKLLKYLDATGFPFASLPKPIHTLQNLQSLILSNSSLETLPDLICSLHKLCYLDLSGSSSLVTLPALIEEITELSFLNLSGCSMLKQLPRSICNITCLQHLDMSKCCLTKLPDSFGNLAHLLFLNLSSCSKLTKLPDNVNHESLEHLDLSSCHELETLPQDFGNLQNLVFLSFSDCYKLSMLPETFCQLVHLKDLDLSDCHGLRELPECFGNLSELDSLNLTSCSKLQILPDSFCKLFKLRHLNLSYCMRLEKLPSSIGDLKLEFLDISAATFHDLPSSLWDMTTLTQLVVSGTVEKVFDKACIIRKHLNLPGKIVHSVRQIEENGCSSIVELAQLTCRELKVKELHNVTQREDAERAKLRDKSDLRALDLAWGPQGEEDIVLERLVPPRTLEHFVLHGYMNKDFPNWMSHISTYLPSLTLLVLQNLRTCDHLPPFGQLPNLRYLALLNIPNLTKVGSEFYGDGGGACKKLRLINLESMENLVELWTTLSGEENEEFLIPNLHYLHITDCPKLRFLPYPPRSMFCYLDNSSMVLPKGGFGKFSSSALAVPFQVAVKNCNFAPHKWNRLQHLPTLEVCAVDSCNGLRALPEVFRCLTSLTKLYLWSLKDLEILPEWLGNLTSLEYIFIKDCPMLTSFPTTMKNLTALTELRLMQCNGLRALPEAVRCLTSLTLLFLRSLKDLEILPEWLGNLTSLEKFQIMDCPSVTSLPDSMKNLTNLRELSLEHVQRLEVLPEGLGNLISLSKFIIIACPSLTSLPASSRNLGALKELQISHCPILIERCQGEDAGLISHIPKVTLHR, from the exons ATGGTCGGGGTCGGGGAGATGGTTGCGAGTGCCATGGTGAAACAAATCGCTGGCAAGCTTGGTGATTTGGCTGCAGACGAGGTCGCCCTGCAGTGGGGGTTCAAAGATGATGCATTAAAGATGGTGGGGAAAATGGAAGATCTGGAGGCTGTGGTGCATGATGCCGACCATAAGTTGCGTCACGGAGGAACCAGCGGAGAAGCTGTTGAGCGATGGCTTGCGAAATTGAACTCTGTGATCTATGATGTTGAGGATGTTCTGGAAGAGTTGGCTGCTACGGAGCTCATTCAGAAAATCCAACGAAAG CTGAAGCTATTCTTTTCACGGGACAATCAACTCTACCAGCGTATAACCGTACCTCACAAGATCAAGAACTTGAGGAAGAGAATAGAAGAAATAGAAAGGGATGGGCAGATGCTCAATCTTGTGCATCACGAACAAAAGGTAGAAGGGAGCAGAAACGATGAAACTTTTGCACCCACCAATGATGAAGTCCTGAAAACTCAAATGGTAGGGAGAGGTACCCAAGTGGACAAGATAATCAACCTTCTGTTGAAAAATGAAGATAATGAGCACATCTCTGTCATTCCAATTGTTGGACTTGGTGGTATAGGAAAGACAACATTGGCCCAAACAGTATTTGTAGACAATAGAGTGAAGGTATTCGATGTGAAGGTGTGGGTTCATGTGTCTAAGGAGTTTAATTTGATTAAAATTGGGAGTTCCATCATCAAAAGCATAAATAGCATTATCAACCTTGATAACTGCACTTTGCAGTTTCTGCATGATAATCTGAGAAACGAACTTGCAACTAAAAGATACTTGATCGTTTTGGATGATCTTTGGGAAGAAAATTGGAGTGAGTTGGACAAATTGAAGTTGATGCTACCACATGACTGCAAGGGTAGCAAGGTTATAGTAACTACCCGTAACCAAAGTGTAGTGGAAAGCCTGAACACCGAGTGCACTGACCAGATAAATTTGGATGTTTTGTCACCAAATGATTGCTGGATAGTAATGAAACAGAGAGCATTTAAGCCTGGTGATAACCTTAGTGTCACACAAGAAAGATTAGGAAGAGAAATTGCTGGGAAGTGTGGTGGGTTACCTCTCGTGGCAAAAGCTCTTGGGCATGTTATGTCCCAGTTAAGGACTGTGGAGGCATGGCAAGCAATAAGAGATACACAAGTTGTTCAAGAGACCACATTGGAGCGCCTTATGGTTAGTTATCACTTCATGAGGCTGGAATTAAAGATGTGCTTCACATATTTGGCGGCTTTCCCCAAGGGTTTCGTTGTGGACAGTGATAGTCTCATACAACAGTGGATCGCTCTTGGATACATTCATGCAAGGTTTAATGGTCAAATTTGCATCAACTACCTTCTGGGGATGTCCTTCCTTGAGATATCAAGACCTTCCTTG GTCAGTCCAAGTCTAGCACAAGCAAAGAGTCAGGAGCTAACCATGCATGATTTGGTGCACGATCTCGCAACAAAAGTTATGGGCAATGAATTCCTTGTCATGGATGCTACCATACCAAGTCTCCCCAACATAGCTAAGAGTCGTAATTGCCGACATGCACAGTTGATCAACTACCATAACCAATCAAACGTTTTTAAACATCTGCCATCTAAGGTTAGATCCCTCCATTTTAGGAATACTTCAGCCAAACTGCCTTTTCCAACTAAGGCATTTTTTCGATCCAAGTACATACGTGTCTTGAACTTGGACCTAAGTGGATGTTCAGCTGAATCAGATCCTACTCCAAAGAAAAAAGTATTACCTTCTTCAGTTCTTAAATTAAAGCTACTTAAGTATCTTGATGCCACTGGATTTCCTTTTGCCTCACTGCCTAAGCCCATCCATACACTTCAAAATTTGCAAAGTCTCATTCTGTCCAATTCCTCACTTGAAACCCTGCCTGACCTTATTTGTAGCCTCCACAAGCTTTGCTATTTGGACCTATCTGGCAGTAGCAGTCTTGTTACGTTGCCTGCATTGATAGAAGAGATTACTGAACTCTCTTTCCTCAACCTATCGGGGTGTTCTATGCTGAAACAGTTGCCTCGGTCAATCTGCAATATTACATGTTTACAACACTTAGACATGTCAAAGTGTTGT CTAACCAAACTACCTGATAGTTTTGGTAATCTTGCACATCTTTTATTCTTAAACTTGTCAAGTTGTTCAAAATTAACCAAACTACCTGACAATGTTAACCATGAGTCTTTGGAGCATCTCGACCTATCAAGTTGCCATGAGCTAGAAACCCTGCCACAAGATTTTGGTAATCTTCAAAATCTTGTGTTCTTAAGCTTCTCTGATTGCTACAAGCTTTCAATGCTCCCAGAAACATTTTGCCAGCTTGTTCACCTGAAAGACCTAGATCTTTCAGATTGCCATGGCCTAAGGGAACTACCAGAGTGTTTCGGTAACCTTTCTGAGCTTGACTCTTTGAACCTAACAAGTTGTTCCAAGCTTCAAATACTGCCTGACTCATTCTGCAAGTTGTTTAAGCTGAGGCATCTAAATTTGTCATATTGTATGAGGCTTGAAAAGCTCCCATCCTCAATAGGTGACCTGAAGCTTGAATTTTTGGACATCTCCGCTGCAACTTTCCATGATTTGCCATCTAGCCTCTGGGATATGACTACACTAACTCAACTTGTGGTCTCGGGAACAGTTGAAAAAGTGTTTGATAAAGCTTGTATCATTAGGAAGCATCTGAATTTGCCAGGTAAAATTGTACATAGTGTACGTCAGATAGAAGAAAATGGATGCAGCAGCATTGTGGAGTTGGCACAGTTGACCTGCCGTGAATTGAAAGTTAAAGAACTTCATAATGTCACACAACGGGAAGATGCAGAGAGAGCCAAACTGCGTGATAAATCAGATCTGCGGGCACTAGATCTTGCTTGGGGACCCCAAGGAGaagaggacattgtgctggagagGCTTGTACCTCCTCGCACTCTTGAACATTTTGTTCTACATGGGTATATGAACAAGGATTTCCCTAACTGGATGTCTCACATCTCCACCTACCTTCCTTCTCTCACCTTACTCGTCCTTCAAAATTTACGAACATGTGATCACCTTCCGCCATTTGGGCAACTACCAAATTTAAGATATCTAGCTCTGCTGAATATTCCCAACCTCACAAAAGTTGGCAGCGAATTCTATGGAGATGGGGGTGGAGCTTGTAAAAAATTAAGACTTATAAATCTGGAGTCAATGGAGAATTTGGTTGAACTGTGGACAACACTGTCTGGTGAAGAAAATGAAGAGTTCTTAATCCCTAATTTGCATTATTTGCATATAACGGACTGTCCCAAGTTGAGGTTCCTACCATATCCCCCGAGGAGTATGTTTTGTTACTTGGATAATAGCAGCATGGTTTTGCCAAAAGGGGGATTTGGGAAGTTTTCATCTTCTGCTCTTGCTGTTCCTTTTCAGGTGGCAGTGAAAAACTGTAATTTTGCTCCACACAAGTGGAATAGGCTTCAACACCTCCCCACCCTTGAGGTATGTGCCGTTGATTCCTGCAACGGCTTGAGGGCATTGCCAGAGGTCTTCCGATGCTTAACGTCTCTAACAAAACTATATTTGTGGTCGTTGAAGGACCTGGAGATACTGCCAGAATGGTTGGGGAATCTCACTTCTCTAGAATACATTTTTATCAAAGATTGTCCCATGCTGACATCTTTCCCTACAACCATGAAGAACCTTACCGCTCTGACAGAACTACGGCTGATGCAGTGCAACGGGTTGAGGGCATTACCAGAGGCCGTGCGATGTTTAACCTCTCTCACATTACTATTTTTGCGTTCATTGAAGGACCTGGAGATACTGCCAGAATGGCTGGGTAACCTCACTTCTCTAGAAAAGTTTCAGATCATGGATTGCCCGAGCGTAACATCTTTGCCTGATAGCATGAAGAACCTCACCAATCTTAGAGAACTATCGCTGGAGCACGTGCAACGCCTAGAAGTGTTGCCGGAGGGGCTAGGAAATCTCATTTCCCTATCGAAGTTTATTATCATCGCATGCCCCAGCCTAACATCCTTACCTGCAAGCTCACGGAACCTTGGTGCCTTGAAGGAGCTGCAGATTTCACATTGTCCGATTCTGATTGAGAGATGTCAAGGGGAGGACGCTGGTCTGATTTCTCATATCCCAAAAGTCACATTACACAGATGA